One stretch of Candidatus Brocadiaceae bacterium DNA includes these proteins:
- the surE gene encoding 5'/3'-nucleotidase SurE: MQILLTNDDGIYAPGIDALKHCIKDLGQITVVAPDIEQSGVGHSITFSHPLRVREVCLDNEFIGYGVNGSPADCVKMAICEVMKMSPDVVISGLNMGANVGIHVLYSGTVAAAVEAAIMGYPSIAVSFEISDNYADIKSAAEVARKVIGCIIRHNLPKGSLLNVNIPSRPPEQIKGIRVTRQFSHDFKETFDRRIDPSGRAYYWLTGTDKSLHHEEGTDLSAVSEGYISVTPLSYDLTDYRFYKKIEEWDWKV, from the coding sequence ATGCAAATATTGCTGACCAACGATGATGGTATTTATGCTCCTGGTATCGATGCCCTGAAACATTGCATTAAGGACCTGGGACAGATTACGGTAGTTGCCCCCGATATTGAACAAAGCGGTGTGGGGCATTCCATTACTTTTAGCCATCCGTTACGTGTCCGAGAGGTGTGTCTGGACAATGAGTTTATTGGCTATGGAGTGAATGGCTCTCCGGCTGATTGTGTTAAGATGGCTATTTGTGAGGTCATGAAAATGAGTCCTGATGTTGTTATATCTGGACTCAATATGGGGGCAAATGTAGGCATTCATGTCCTCTATTCAGGAACCGTTGCCGCCGCGGTTGAGGCCGCCATTATGGGCTATCCTTCTATTGCGGTTTCATTTGAAATTTCCGATAATTATGCCGATATCAAGAGCGCTGCAGAAGTTGCGAGAAAGGTTATTGGATGTATCATCAGGCATAACTTGCCGAAAGGGTCATTGCTCAACGTTAATATTCCTTCAAGGCCGCCAGAGCAGATAAAGGGTATCAGAGTGACGCGGCAATTTTCACATGATTTTAAGGAAACGTTTGATAGGCGTATCGATCCGTCAGGAAGGGCCTATTATTGGCTAACTGGCACGGATAAATCCCTCCATCATGAGGAAGGGACGGATTTGAGCGCTGTCAGTGAAGGATATATCTCTGTTACTCCACTGAGCTATGATCTCACAGATTATCGCTTTTACAAAAAAATTGAGGAATGGGATTGGAAAGTATAA
- a CDS encoding cold-shock protein has product MAQGTVKWFNDSKGFGFISQDNGADVFVHQSSILSEGFRTLAEGDKVEFELITDQKGQKATNVVKV; this is encoded by the coding sequence ATGGCACAAGGAACAGTCAAGTGGTTTAATGATTCAAAAGGCTTTGGCTTTATTTCCCAGGATAATGGCGCTGATGTTTTTGTTCATCAGTCATCCATCCTGTCAGAGGGTTTTAGGACCCTTGCTGAAGGAGATAAGGTTGAGTTTGAGCTCATAACAGACCAGAAAGGACAAAAAGCCACAAACGTTGTAAAAGTATAA
- the leuB gene encoding 3-isopropylmalate dehydrogenase, with protein MKKRIAVLAGDGIGPEIMKEGKKVLEAVAKAFDHVFEYKEALVGGCAYEKHGHPLPDETKKICDSADAIYFGAVGGPEWETLPSDLTPERGALLPLRSLYSLFANLRPAVIFGPLSHAASLKSDRLQGGLDILIVRELTGGIYFGRNKVQSLTLKEGAIQGEYAADHMIYSVPEIKRITKVACEAAMKRGKRLTSVDKANVLESSKLWRKTVIEYVKNNYPQIQLNHMYVDNAAMQVATNPKQFDVIVTGNMFGDILSDLAAAITGSIGMLPSASLSETGFGLYEPIHGSAPDIAGQGKANPLAQILSGAMMLKYSFGLNKESDSIEQAIMGALEDGYRTGDIACGQTPGEKILSTSEMGDKVLYYFQKQFSQDQ; from the coding sequence ATGAAGAAACGCATTGCAGTATTGGCCGGTGATGGAATTGGGCCGGAAATAATGAAAGAAGGCAAGAAAGTACTGGAAGCTGTTGCAAAAGCATTTGACCATGTTTTTGAATATAAAGAAGCCCTGGTTGGAGGTTGTGCGTACGAAAAGCATGGACACCCTTTGCCTGATGAAACAAAAAAGATCTGCGACAGCGCGGATGCTATTTACTTTGGCGCTGTAGGGGGACCTGAATGGGAAACCCTGCCATCGGATTTAACTCCTGAGCGGGGAGCCTTGTTGCCTTTGAGATCACTCTACAGTTTATTTGCAAACCTGCGCCCCGCCGTTATTTTCGGACCGTTATCTCATGCGGCATCCTTGAAATCAGACCGTTTGCAGGGAGGGCTGGATATCCTTATCGTGCGTGAATTGACCGGGGGAATCTATTTCGGAAGGAACAAGGTACAATCACTTACCCTGAAGGAAGGAGCAATTCAGGGAGAGTATGCCGCAGATCATATGATTTATTCTGTTCCGGAAATCAAAAGGATTACAAAGGTTGCCTGTGAGGCGGCCATGAAACGCGGAAAACGCCTTACTTCCGTTGACAAGGCAAACGTGCTGGAAAGTTCGAAGCTGTGGAGAAAAACCGTTATTGAATACGTCAAAAACAATTACCCGCAAATTCAGCTTAACCACATGTATGTGGATAACGCGGCGATGCAGGTGGCAACAAATCCGAAGCAGTTTGATGTAATTGTAACAGGAAATATGTTCGGTGACATCCTGTCTGACCTCGCGGCTGCCATTACCGGCTCTATCGGCATGCTCCCCAGCGCCAGCCTTTCAGAAACGGGCTTTGGACTTTACGAACCCATCCATGGGTCTGCCCCCGATATTGCAGGACAGGGCAAGGCAAATCCGCTGGCCCAGATCTTGTCAGGAGCCATGATGCTCAAATATTCCTTTGGACTGAATAAGGAGTCAGACAGCATTGAACAGGCCATTATGGGTGCATTGGAAGATGGCTACAGGACAGGCGATATTGCCTGCGGGCAGACGCCAGGGGAGAAAATCCTCTCGACCTCAGAGATGGGGGATAAGGTATTATATTATTTTCAGAAACAGTTTTCCCAGGATCAATAG
- a CDS encoding SBBP repeat-containing protein has translation MVFIIPAFVLLLIFLGQHILAEQDCVRKPFLKPLQPQSEMKNLSGKKVEALRNTQNLRIPFVANEGQSDEQVRFYAKTFGGTVFVTKDGEIVYSLQGNVVGQVPLAREMGYGPRITENGIPSIQKPLDVFLITLGDPISGLISPDADYAISSSQVQDQKSEKFRWKSRANANVLNEARSSRPIKERDRVRGVALKEKFVNGKVSGIQGRDRAATKVNYFKGNDPSQWKTNISAYDVITLGEVYKGIELRLKAYGNTVEKLFYVRPGADPNQIRIELGGAQPHDLQEKGEAASPFSKENYYGNSSVKIGTKELSVNEHGELEVETEIGTVKFTRPVAFQEINGKRVEVAVEYAIQNTETRSLNGYENVTNVKSAIQNQKSEYGFNVASYDKTKDLVIDPAIAYSTYLGGNSSEWGRGIAVDSAGNMYVTGSTYSPNFPTVNTIDGILDGFSADWADIFVAKIDASGTHLLYSTYLGGSNDDFGMNIAIDNAGNAYVTGYTESPEFPRVNAFDGNFDGYSDAFVTKIDASGTSLSYSTYLGGNGWESGDGIAVDSAGNAYVTGYSRSSDFPTVNAIDGSLDGYSDAFVTKIDVSGASLSYSTYLGGNGSEWGRGIVVDSAGNAYVTGHTGSSDFPTVNAIDENLNASTDAFVTKIEASGASLSYSTYLGGNGSEWGRGIAVDSAGNAYVTGETRSSDFPTVNAIDGSLDGSRDAFVTKIDTSGISLSYSTYLGGNDYDEGIGIAVDDAGNAYVTGITSSADFPTVNAIDGIFNGSADAFVAKIVQDTLRARYAFDEGSGIDATDSSGNGNNGTIHGAAWSSGISGAGLNYDGVDDSVDFPTNLGITGELTVSAWVYPTAAPNGAGRIIATTHSWGGTGASRRGWTLGIAYGSTDQIQFRVFDNAGNFASANLNNFFANHLNQWTHVTGVFNPFAYARLYVNGVMVAQDTSGVPSSVAYQSGINLRLGMRADNPAQGMWQGGIDEVDIYSRALSEQEVLDLFHTIAPVPTPTPAPVPSPTPTAIPSPSLTPTPSPIPTCSCTPSPTPTPTPNPNLMAHYEFTEGSGPDVTDSSGNGNDGAINGAVWSSGISGAGLSFDGVNDSVDFPTNLGITGELTVSAWVYPTAAPNGLGRIIAATYNWSNNAALRRGWSLGLDSGSDDRIRFRVHDSSGSSASVAIDTFFADNLNRWTHVVGVFSPSEHTRLYVNGIMVSLDVTNIPAAIAYAGGVNLRLGMRADTVTRGMWQGGIDDVRIYDQALSDQEVLDLYNQFSLPVPDPDLQAQYEFNEGSGPEATDSTGNGNDGAINGAAWSSGISGAGLSFDGVDDSVDFPTNLGITGELTVSAWVYPTAAPSGTGRIIAATYDWDSNASLRRGWSLGLDYGSADRILFRVHDSLGSSASVAIDDFFADNLNRWTHVVGVFSPSQQVRVYINGAMAAEGTTGIPAAIAYQAGINLRLGARADSNGGRWQGGIDEVRIYSRALSDQEVLDLYNGL, from the coding sequence ATGGTTTTTATAATCCCTGCGTTTGTTTTGCTGTTGATCTTTTTGGGACAGCATATTCTTGCTGAACAGGATTGTGTAAGGAAACCATTCCTTAAACCCTTACAGCCACAATCCGAAATGAAAAATCTATCAGGTAAAAAGGTAGAGGCCTTGCGCAATACCCAAAATCTCCGGATACCCTTCGTAGCCAACGAGGGTCAATCTGATGAACAGGTGCGGTTTTACGCTAAAACCTTTGGCGGAACAGTGTTTGTCACAAAGGATGGTGAGATCGTCTATTCATTGCAGGGAAACGTTGTGGGGCAGGTGCCTTTGGCGAGGGAAATGGGTTACGGGCCACGGATCACGGAAAACGGGATACCATCAATCCAAAAACCCCTAGACGTGTTCCTGATTACTTTGGGCGATCCAATCTCTGGACTTATTTCCCCGGATGCGGATTATGCCATTTCATCTTCCCAAGTCCAGGATCAGAAATCTGAAAAATTTAGGTGGAAGTCCAGGGCAAATGCCAATGTCCTGAATGAAGCTAGATCCTCTCGCCCTATTAAGGAGAGAGACAGGGTACGAGGTGTTGCACTCAAAGAAAAATTCGTGAACGGAAAGGTAAGCGGTATACAGGGAAGAGACAGAGCAGCGACAAAGGTTAATTACTTCAAGGGAAATGACCCGTCTCAATGGAAGACCAATATCTCCGCGTATGACGTGATCACCCTGGGCGAGGTGTATAAAGGCATAGAACTCAGGTTAAAGGCGTATGGGAATACTGTAGAAAAACTTTTTTATGTAAGACCGGGTGCAGACCCAAACCAGATAAGGATTGAGCTGGGCGGCGCACAGCCCCATGATTTACAAGAAAAAGGCGAAGCCGCATCCCCCTTTTCTAAAGAGAATTATTATGGAAATTCCTCCGTAAAAATCGGGACAAAAGAGTTATCGGTAAATGAACACGGGGAGCTAGAGGTGGAGACGGAGATCGGGACGGTAAAATTCACCAGGCCCGTGGCCTTTCAAGAGATAAACGGGAAGAGGGTGGAGGTGGCCGTTGAATACGCTATTCAGAATACAGAAACCAGAAGTCTGAATGGATACGAAAACGTCACAAATGTAAAATCCGCAATCCAAAACCAAAAATCGGAATACGGTTTCAATGTTGCTTCTTACGACAAAACAAAGGACCTCGTCATAGACCCTGCCATTGCCTACTCCACGTACCTGGGAGGGAATAGTAGTGAGTGGGGTCGTGGTATAGCGGTAGATAGCGCTGGGAATATGTATGTGACGGGTTCCACGTATTCTCCTAATTTTCCGACGGTAAACACCATTGATGGAATCCTTGATGGCTTTTCTGCTGATTGGGCTGATATATTTGTGGCAAAGATAGATGCATCGGGAACCCACCTTTTGTATTCCACGTACCTGGGAGGAAGTAATGACGACTTTGGTATGAATATAGCGATAGATAATGCAGGGAACGCATATGTGACGGGTTACACGGAATCACCTGAATTTCCGAGGGTAAACGCCTTTGATGGAAACTTTGATGGTTATTCTGATGCATTTGTGACAAAGATAGATGCCTCGGGCACCAGCCTTTCGTATTCCACATACCTGGGAGGAAATGGTTGGGAGTCTGGTGATGGTATAGCGGTAGATAGTGCAGGGAATGCGTATGTGACGGGTTACTCGAGGTCTTCTGATTTTCCGACGGTAAACGCCATTGACGGAAGTCTTGATGGTTATTCTGATGCATTTGTGACAAAGATAGATGTCTCAGGCGCCAGCCTTTCGTATTCCACATACCTGGGAGGAAATGGTAGTGAGTGGGGTCGTGGTATAGTGGTAGATAGTGCAGGGAACGCGTATGTGACTGGTCACACGGGGTCTTCTGATTTTCCGACGGTAAACGCCATTGACGAAAATCTTAATGCTTCTACTGACGCATTTGTGACAAAGATAGAAGCCTCAGGCGCCAGCCTTTCGTATTCCACATACCTGGGAGGAAATGGTAGTGAGTGGGGTCGTGGTATAGCGGTAGATAGTGCAGGGAATGCGTATGTGACGGGTGAAACGAGGTCTTCTGATTTTCCGACGGTAAACGCCATTGACGGAAGTCTTGATGGCTCTCGAGATGCATTTGTGACAAAGATAGATACCTCGGGCATCAGCCTTTCGTATTCCACATACCTGGGAGGAAATGATTATGATGAGGGTATAGGCATCGCGGTAGATGACGCTGGTAACGCGTATGTGACGGGTATTACGTCTTCTGCTGATTTTCCGACGGTAAACGCCATTGACGGAATCTTTAATGGTTCTGCTGACGCATTTGTGGCAAAGATTGTACAAGATACCCTGAGGGCCCGCTATGCATTTGATGAAGGAAGCGGGATAGACGCCACGGATTCCTCGGGCAACGGGAATAATGGTACTATACATGGAGCTGCCTGGTCCTCAGGGATATCAGGGGCAGGCCTGAATTATGACGGGGTAGATGACTCGGTAGATTTTCCTACAAATTTAGGCATTACGGGAGAGCTCACGGTAAGCGCCTGGGTGTATCCAACTGCTGCCCCCAATGGAGCAGGCCGTATTATTGCGACCACGCATTCCTGGGGCGGCACTGGCGCATCACGGCGGGGGTGGACGCTGGGTATTGCCTATGGGTCAACAGACCAGATACAGTTCCGGGTATTTGATAACGCGGGGAATTTTGCGAGTGCGAATCTTAACAATTTCTTTGCCAACCACCTTAATCAGTGGACCCATGTTACCGGGGTATTCAATCCCTTTGCGTACGCACGGTTGTATGTAAACGGGGTAATGGTGGCACAAGATACCTCAGGTGTGCCCAGCTCAGTAGCCTATCAGTCAGGCATAAATCTGCGCCTGGGGATGAGGGCGGATAACCCGGCACAGGGTATGTGGCAGGGAGGGATCGATGAGGTCGATATCTACAGCCGGGCGCTGAGTGAACAGGAGGTACTGGATTTATTTCATACTATTGCGCCTGTGCCTACGCCAACACCCGCACCGGTTCCGTCACCAACGCCGACGGCAATACCGAGTCCTAGTCTGACACCGACACCATCACCCATTCCTACCTGTTCATGTACACCATCACCAACACCGACCCCCACGCCAAACCCTAACCTCATGGCCCACTATGAATTCACTGAAGGCAGTGGTCCTGACGTAACGGACTCATCGGGCAACGGGAATGATGGCGCCATAAACGGCGCTGTCTGGTCCTCAGGGATATCAGGGGCAGGCCTGAGTTTTGACGGGGTAAATGACTCGGTAGATTTTCCTACAAATTTAGGCATTACGGGAGAGTTAACCGTAAGCGCCTGGGTATACCCGACCGCTGCTCCCAATGGGTTGGGACGCATCATAGCTGCGACGTATAACTGGAGCAATAATGCGGCGCTCAGGCGAGGATGGTCGCTGGGTCTTGATTCCGGATCAGATGACCGGATACGGTTCAGGGTGCATGATAGTTCGGGGAGTTCCGCATCGGTGGCTATCGATACCTTTTTTGCCGACAATCTCAACCGGTGGACCCATGTGGTCGGTGTATTCAGTCCCTCAGAACATACACGGCTGTACGTGAATGGGATAATGGTCTCTTTGGATGTCACAAATATTCCTGCTGCAATAGCGTACGCTGGAGGGGTAAACTTGAGGCTGGGGATGAGGGCGGATACGGTGACCAGGGGCATGTGGCAGGGGGGTATTGATGATGTCCGTATCTACGATCAGGCGCTGAGTGATCAGGAGGTGCTTGACCTCTACAACCAGTTCTCTTTGCCGGTCCCCGATCCTGACCTCCAGGCCCAGTATGAATTCAATGAGGGAAGTGGTCCTGAAGCAACGGATTCCACGGGCAACGGGAATGATGGCGCCATAAACGGCGCTGCCTGGTCCTCGGGGATATCCGGGGCAGGCCTGAGTTTTGACGGGGTAGATGACTCGGTAGATTTTCCTACAAATTTAGGCATTACGGGAGAGCTCACGGTAAGCGCCTGGGTATATCCGACAGCTGCGCCCAGTGGCACGGGCCGTATCATTGCCGCGACGTATGACTGGGACAGTAATGCCTCGCTCAGGCGCGGATGGTCATTGGGTCTTGATTATGGTTCGGCAGACCGGATACTGTTCAGGGTGCATGATAGTTTGGGGAGTTCCGCATCGGTGGCTATCGATGACTTTTTTGCCGATAACCTCAACCGGTGGACCCATGTGGTTGGGGTATTCAGTCCCTCACAACAAGTGCGGGTTTATATAAACGGGGCAATGGCCGCGGAGGGTACCACGGGTATTCCTGCAGCCATAGCGTATCAAGCAGGCATAAACCTGCGTCTGGGTGCGCGGGCGGACTCTAATGGTGGCAGGTGGCAGGGGGGCATTGATGAGGTGCGCATTTATAGCCGTGCGCTGAGTGACCAAGAGGTGCTGGACTTGTATAATGGCTTGTAA